In Oenanthe melanoleuca isolate GR-GAL-2019-014 chromosome 9, OMel1.0, whole genome shotgun sequence, the following are encoded in one genomic region:
- the SLC19A3 gene encoding thiamine transporter 2 isoform X1, protein MDCWKGPISHSWIYPTVIICANGFFTTMRPSEAFLTPYLTGPDKNLTIEEVTNQIFPVWTYSYLALLFPVFLLTDYVRYKPVLLLQGTSLIVTWLLLLFAHGVVAMQLVEFFYGMVTATEVAYYAYIYSVVSTQHYQRVTSYCRSVTLAAATVAAVLGQLLVSLAHVSYFYLNAMTLASVSLAFLCAFFLPMPQRSMFFHRKGAPEPLPGPAKGLAAGTAHGPPSRPQERSPDAAARGPSPQPRAGSARPQGHMLSVLLQLARDLRDCYGSRKLLYWSLWWALATAGFNQVVNYVQVLWDWRAPSHSSAVYNGAVEAIATFLGSATSMAVGYVKVNWDLSGELALGIFSALDAGSLLLMHFTDNIWACYAGYLAFKACYMLLITIATFQIAVNLSMERYALMFGFNNFVALVIQTILTVVVVDSRGLGLDISTQFLIYGSYFTVITGIFLIRSMYTIISIKCRKTSVAAESTAP, encoded by the exons ATGGAttgctggaagggacccataagCCACAGCTGGATTTATCCCACTGTGATCATCTGTGCAAATGGATTTTTCACCACAATGAGGCCATCAGAAGCTTTTCTTACCCCCTATCTAACAGGACCAGACAAAAACCTCACGATAGAAGAG GTTACCAACCAGATTTTTCCAGTTTGGACATACTCCTACCTGGCTCTCCTCTTCCCAGTGTTCCTGCTCACAGACTACGTGCGCTACAAGCccgtgctgctcctgcagggcaccAGCCTCATCGTcacctggctcctgctgctctttgcacaCGGAGTGGTGGCCATGCAGCTGGTGGAATTCTTCTACGGCATGGTCACAGCCACCGAGGTGGCCTATTACGCCTACATCTACAGCGTGGTCAGCACCCAGCACTACCAGAGGGTCACCAGCTACTGCAGGAGTGTCACTCTGGCGGCAGCCACCGTGGCCGCCgtgctgggacagctgctggTGTCCTTAGCACACGTCTCCTACTTCTACCTCAACGCCATGACCTTGGCTTCCGTGTCCCTGGCGTTCCTGTGCGCGTTCTTCCTGCCCATGCCCCAGAGGAGCATGTTCTTCCACAGGAAAGGCGCCCCCgagcctctgccagggcctgccAAAGGGCTGGCTGCGGGCACTGCCCACGGGCCCCCGAGCCGCCCGCAGGAAAGGAGCCCcgatgctgctgccaggggcccgagcccccagccccgggctggcagtgccaggcccCAGGGGCACATGCTCAgcgtgctgctgcagctggccagGGACCTGAGGGATTGCTACGGCTCCCGCAAACTCCTCTACTGGTCCCTGTGGTGGGCTCTGGCCACGGCCGGCTTTAACCAGGTGGTGAATTATGTCCAGGTGCTGTGGGACTGGCGAGCcccctcccacagctctgcagtgtaCAACGGAGCTGTCGAAGCAATAGCAACTTTTTTAG GTTCAGCAACATCCATGGCAGTTGGATATGTTAAAGTAAACTGGGATCTCTCTGGAGAACTGGCTTTGGGAATTTTCTCTGCACTGGATGCTGGTTCCCTGCTTCTTATGCACTTCACTGACAACATCTGGGCATGTTATGCTGGTTACCTTGCATTTAAAGCCTGCTATATGCTCCTTATAACAATAGCAAC GTTTCAGATTGCTGTCAACCTCAGCATGGAGCGTTATGCTTTGATGTTTGGCTTCAACAACTTTGTTGCACTGGTGATTCAGACAATTTTAACTGTTGTTGTAGTAGATTCAAGAGGTCTGGGACTGGATATCAGCACTCAG TTTCTCATTTATGGCAGCTACTTCACAGTCATAACTGGAATTTTTCTGATCAGAAGCATGTACACCATAATTTCcatcaaatgcagaaaaacaagcGTGGCTGCTGAAAGCACTGCCCCTTAA
- the LOC130257040 gene encoding thiamine transporter 2-like, which translates to MGCWKREKTNTWAFPTLILCLYGFFYMMKPSEPFLTPYLTGPDKNLTIDEVTNQIFPVWTYSYLALLFPVFLLTDYVRYKPVLLLQGTSLIVTWLLLLFAHGVVAMQLVEFFYGMVTATEVAYYAYIYSVVSTQHYQRVTSYCRSVTLAAATVAAVLGQLLVSLAHVSYFYLNAMTLASVSLAFLCAFFLPMPQRSMFFHRKGAPEPLPGPAKGLAAGTAHGPPSRPQERSPDAAARGPSPQPRAGSARPQGHMLSVLLQLARDLRDCYGSRKLLYWSLWWALATAGFNQVVNYVQVLWDWRAPSHSSAVYNGAVEAIATFLSSVTSFLVQYMKINWDHFGELALGIFSAIDAGCLFLMHFSTNIWACYAGYLIFKACYVLLLTIATFQIAVNLSMERYALIFGFNNFIALLIQTILTILVVDSRGLGLDVVTQFLIYGCYFAIIHGIFMIRSICVLVSCKCQRKIVRSCTEQLNQAEHESREQIVTSYMTRL; encoded by the exons ATGGGCTGCTGGAAGCGAGAGAAAACCAACACCTGGGCTTTTCCCACCTTGATCCTCTGCCTCTATGGATTCTTCTACATGATGAAACCATCAGAACCTTTCCTAACACCCTATCTAACGGGACCAGATAAAAACCTGACCATAGATGAG GTTACCAACCAGATTTTTCCAGTTTGGACATACTCCTACCTGGCTCTCCTCTTCCCAGTGTTCCTGCTCACAGACTACGTGCGCTACAAGCccgtgctgctcctgcagggcaccAGCCTCATCGTcacctggctcctgctgctctttgcacaCGGAGTGGTGGCCATGCAGCTGGTGGAATTCTTCTACGGCATGGTCACAGCCACCGAGGTGGCCTATTACGCCTACATCTACAGCGTGGTCAGCACCCAGCACTACCAGAGGGTCACCAGCTACTGCAGGAGTGTCACTCTGGCGGCAGCCACCGTGGCCGCCgtgctgggacagctgctggTGTCCTTAGCACACGTCTCCTACTTCTACCTCAACGCCATGACCTTGGCTTCCGTGTCCCTGGCGTTCCTGTGCGCGTTCTTCCTGCCCATGCCCCAGAGGAGCATGTTCTTCCACAGGAAAGGCGCCCCCgagcctctgccagggcctgccAAAGGGCTGGCTGCGGGCACTGCCCACGGGCCCCCGAGCCGCCCGCAGGAAAGGAGCCCcgatgctgctgccaggggcccgagcccccagccccgggctggcagtgccaggcccCAGGGGCACATGCTCAgcgtgctgctgcagctggccagGGACCTGAGGGATTGCTACGGCTCCCGCAAACTCCTCTACTGGTCCCTGTGGTGGGCTCTGGCCACGGCCGGCTTTAACCAGGTGGTGAATTATGTCCAGGTGCTGTGGGACTGGCGAGCcccctcccacagctctgcagtgtaCAACGGAGCTGTCGAAGCAATAGCAACGTTCCTGA gCTCAGTAACATCTTTCCTAGTACAATATATGAAGATTAACTGGGACCATTTTGGAGAACTGGCCTTAGGGATCTTCTCTGCAATAGATGCGGGTTGTCTGTTTCTCATGCACTTCTCTACCAACATCTGGGCATGTTATGCTGGATATCTCATTTTCAAGGCATGCTATGTGCTCCTTCTGACAATTGCAAC GTTCCAGATCGCTGTCAATCTGAGCATGGAACGTTATGCCCTGATTTTTGGATTCAATAACTTCATTGCCCTACTGATTCAGACCATTCTCACAATACTTGTTGTAGATTCAAGAGGCCTAGGACTGGACGTAGTGACTCAA tttTTAATTTATGGCTGCTACTTCGCAATCATACATGGGATTTTCATGATCAGAAGCATTTGTGTGCTGGTCTCATGCAAATGCCAAAGGAAAATAGTGAGAtcttgcacagagcagctgaaccAGGCTGAGCACGAGTCAAGAGAGCAGATTGTCACAAGCTACATGACACGGCTGTAG
- the SLC19A3 gene encoding thiamine transporter 2 isoform X2: protein MDCWKGPISHSWIYPTVIICANGFFTTMRPSEAFLTPYLTGPDKNLTIEEVTNQIFPVWTYSYLALLFPVFLLTDYVRYKPVLLLQGTSLIVTWLLLLFAHGVVAMQLVEFFYGMVTATEVAYYAYIYSVVSTQHYQRVTSYCRSVTLAAATVAAVLGQLLVSLAHVSYFYLNAMTLASVSLAFLCAFFLPMPQRSMFFHRKGAPEPLPGPAKGLAAGTAHGPPSRPQERSPDAAARGPSPQPRAGSARPQGHMLSVLLQLARDLRDCYGSRKLLYWSLWWALATAGFNQVVNYVQVLWDWRAPSHSSAVYNGAVEAIATFLGSATSMAVGYVKVNWDLSGELALGIFSALDAGSLLLMHFTDNIWACYAGYLAFKACYMLLITIAT from the exons ATGGAttgctggaagggacccataagCCACAGCTGGATTTATCCCACTGTGATCATCTGTGCAAATGGATTTTTCACCACAATGAGGCCATCAGAAGCTTTTCTTACCCCCTATCTAACAGGACCAGACAAAAACCTCACGATAGAAGAG GTTACCAACCAGATTTTTCCAGTTTGGACATACTCCTACCTGGCTCTCCTCTTCCCAGTGTTCCTGCTCACAGACTACGTGCGCTACAAGCccgtgctgctcctgcagggcaccAGCCTCATCGTcacctggctcctgctgctctttgcacaCGGAGTGGTGGCCATGCAGCTGGTGGAATTCTTCTACGGCATGGTCACAGCCACCGAGGTGGCCTATTACGCCTACATCTACAGCGTGGTCAGCACCCAGCACTACCAGAGGGTCACCAGCTACTGCAGGAGTGTCACTCTGGCGGCAGCCACCGTGGCCGCCgtgctgggacagctgctggTGTCCTTAGCACACGTCTCCTACTTCTACCTCAACGCCATGACCTTGGCTTCCGTGTCCCTGGCGTTCCTGTGCGCGTTCTTCCTGCCCATGCCCCAGAGGAGCATGTTCTTCCACAGGAAAGGCGCCCCCgagcctctgccagggcctgccAAAGGGCTGGCTGCGGGCACTGCCCACGGGCCCCCGAGCCGCCCGCAGGAAAGGAGCCCcgatgctgctgccaggggcccgagcccccagccccgggctggcagtgccaggcccCAGGGGCACATGCTCAgcgtgctgctgcagctggccagGGACCTGAGGGATTGCTACGGCTCCCGCAAACTCCTCTACTGGTCCCTGTGGTGGGCTCTGGCCACGGCCGGCTTTAACCAGGTGGTGAATTATGTCCAGGTGCTGTGGGACTGGCGAGCcccctcccacagctctgcagtgtaCAACGGAGCTGTCGAAGCAATAGCAACTTTTTTAG GTTCAGCAACATCCATGGCAGTTGGATATGTTAAAGTAAACTGGGATCTCTCTGGAGAACTGGCTTTGGGAATTTTCTCTGCACTGGATGCTGGTTCCCTGCTTCTTATGCACTTCACTGACAACATCTGGGCATGTTATGCTGGTTACCTTGCATTTAAAGCCTGCTATATGCTCCTTATAACAATAGCAACGTAA